A section of the Phaseolus vulgaris cultivar G19833 chromosome 8, P. vulgaris v2.0, whole genome shotgun sequence genome encodes:
- the LOC137824333 gene encoding uncharacterized transporter C405.03c isoform X1, whose amino-acid sequence MASKDANSRTWKWTLGLVYIFAVATIWIAASFVVQSVVDDGVSPFLITYICNSLFVVLIPIVEIGRYLEDSYGGLWFWRSEKSNSHMEGRVRHSEQTILLKDNDAGNETEALVLEEVDVVTQERNNGSELVPTDTVIRVLVDDKVNVIEKVDHQLDEKGRWSRCRVAKVSLLICPVWFLAQLTFNLSLKYTTVTSNTILSSASSLFTFLVSLAFLGERFTWLKLFSVLLCMGGTIIVSLGDSQSGLGTIASNPLLGDISALLSAGLYAVYITLIGMKLPDNDGKSGEASTALFLGYLGLFNVFIFLPFALILNFTKMENFGTLTWKQLGLIIGKGLLDNVLSDYLWAKAVLLTSTTVATAGLTIQVPLAAIVDTLTGNAPRFMDYLGAIAVMIGFTGINIPSDTFSKSSETAVELENERLNIGNEELTFPRSQN is encoded by the exons ATGGCTTCAAAAGATGCGAATAGCAGAACGTGGAAATGGACTTTGGGTTTGGTATACATATTTGCTGTGGCAACAATTTGGATAGCTGCTAGCTTTGTAGTGCAGTCCGTTGTTGATGATGGTGTGTCACCATTCCTTATTACTTATATATGCAATTCGTTGTTTGTGGTGTTGATTCCAATTGTTGAAATTGGGAGGTATTTGGAGGATTCTTATGGGGGTTTATGGTTTTGGCGGAGTGAGAAGAGTAATTCCCATATGGAAGGAAGGGTAAGACACTCAGAGCAGACTATCCTTCTCAAAGATAATGATGCAGGCAATGAAACTGAAGCCTTGGTTCTTGAAGAGGTTGATGTTGTTACTCAAGAAAGGAACAATGGTTCTGAATTGGTGCCAACAGATACAGTGATAAGGGTATTGGTTGATGATAAAGTTAATGTAATTGAAAAGGTTGATCATCAGCTTGACGAGAAAGGGCGGTGGAGTCGGTGTAGAGTGGCCAAAGTTAGTCTTTTGATCTGCCCAGTTTGGTTTTTGGCTCAACTCACCTTTAACTTGTCATTGAAGTATACTACAGTCACA TCAAACACAATCTTAAGCAGTGCATCCAGTCTTTTTACCTTCTTGGTCTCCCTAGCATTCTTGGGTGAGAGATTTACTTGGTTAAAGCTCTTCAGTGTTCTTCTTTGTATGGGAGGAACAATAATTGTAAGTCTAGGTGACTCGCAATCCGGTTTAGGAACAATTGCATCAAATCCTCTTCTTGGAGACATTTCCGCACTTCTTTCTGCAGGACTATATGCAGTTTACATAACTCTTATTGGCATGAAATTACCTGATAATGATGGAAAGAGTGGTGAAGCTAGTACAGCTCTGTTTCTTGGATATCTTGGGCTTTTCaatgttttcatttttcttccATTTGCCCTCATTCTAAATTTTACCAAGATGGAAAATTTTGGTACACTTACTTGGAAACAGCTTGGTCTGATAATCGGTAAAG GATTGCTGGATAATGTGCTGAGTGATTACTTGTGGGCTAAGGCTGTTCTTCTCACATCTACCACAGTAGCTACAGCTGGTCTTACTATTCAGGTCCCATTGGCTGCTATTGTGGACACCTTGACTGGCAATGCTCCTCGCTTTATGGATTACCTTGGAGCTATAGCTGTCATGATTGGCTTTACTGGAATCAATATTCCTTCTGACACTTTCAGCAAATCCAGTGAAACTGCTGTGGAATTGGAAAATGAGAGGTTGAATATAGGGAATGAAGAGCTTACTTTTCCTAGAAGCCAAAATTGA
- the LOC137824333 gene encoding uncharacterized transporter C405.03c isoform X2: protein MASKDANSRTWKWTLGLVYIFAVATIWIAASFVVQSVVDDGVSPFLITYICNSLFVVLIPIVEIGRYLEDSYGGLWFWRSEKSNSHMEGRVRHSEQTILLKDNDAGNETEALVLEEVDVVTQERNNGSELVPTDTVIRVLVDDKVNVIEKVDHQLDEKGRWSRCRVAKVSLLICPVWFLAQLTFNLSLKYTTVTSNTILSSASSLFTFLVSLAFLGERFTWLKLFSVLLCMGGTIIVSLGDSQSGLGTIASNPLLGDISALLSAGLYAVYITLIGMKLPDNDGKSGEASTALFLGYLGLFNVFIFLPFALILNFTKMENFGTLTWKQLGLIIGKGLLDNVLSDYLWAKAVLLTSTTVATAGLTIQVPLAAIVDTLTGNAPRFMDYLGAIAVMIGFTGINIPSDTFSKSSETAVELENERKIEKLEQGKMVY from the exons ATGGCTTCAAAAGATGCGAATAGCAGAACGTGGAAATGGACTTTGGGTTTGGTATACATATTTGCTGTGGCAACAATTTGGATAGCTGCTAGCTTTGTAGTGCAGTCCGTTGTTGATGATGGTGTGTCACCATTCCTTATTACTTATATATGCAATTCGTTGTTTGTGGTGTTGATTCCAATTGTTGAAATTGGGAGGTATTTGGAGGATTCTTATGGGGGTTTATGGTTTTGGCGGAGTGAGAAGAGTAATTCCCATATGGAAGGAAGGGTAAGACACTCAGAGCAGACTATCCTTCTCAAAGATAATGATGCAGGCAATGAAACTGAAGCCTTGGTTCTTGAAGAGGTTGATGTTGTTACTCAAGAAAGGAACAATGGTTCTGAATTGGTGCCAACAGATACAGTGATAAGGGTATTGGTTGATGATAAAGTTAATGTAATTGAAAAGGTTGATCATCAGCTTGACGAGAAAGGGCGGTGGAGTCGGTGTAGAGTGGCCAAAGTTAGTCTTTTGATCTGCCCAGTTTGGTTTTTGGCTCAACTCACCTTTAACTTGTCATTGAAGTATACTACAGTCACA TCAAACACAATCTTAAGCAGTGCATCCAGTCTTTTTACCTTCTTGGTCTCCCTAGCATTCTTGGGTGAGAGATTTACTTGGTTAAAGCTCTTCAGTGTTCTTCTTTGTATGGGAGGAACAATAATTGTAAGTCTAGGTGACTCGCAATCCGGTTTAGGAACAATTGCATCAAATCCTCTTCTTGGAGACATTTCCGCACTTCTTTCTGCAGGACTATATGCAGTTTACATAACTCTTATTGGCATGAAATTACCTGATAATGATGGAAAGAGTGGTGAAGCTAGTACAGCTCTGTTTCTTGGATATCTTGGGCTTTTCaatgttttcatttttcttccATTTGCCCTCATTCTAAATTTTACCAAGATGGAAAATTTTGGTACACTTACTTGGAAACAGCTTGGTCTGATAATCGGTAAAG GATTGCTGGATAATGTGCTGAGTGATTACTTGTGGGCTAAGGCTGTTCTTCTCACATCTACCACAGTAGCTACAGCTGGTCTTACTATTCAGGTCCCATTGGCTGCTATTGTGGACACCTTGACTGGCAATGCTCCTCGCTTTATGGATTACCTTGGAGCTATAGCTGTCATGATTGGCTTTACTGGAATCAATATTCCTTCTGACACTTTCAGCAAATCCAGTGAAACTGCTGTGGAATTGGAAAATGAGAG GAAGATAGAAAAACTAGAACAAGGGAAGATGGTTTACTAG